A DNA window from Hordeum vulgare subsp. vulgare chromosome 1H, MorexV3_pseudomolecules_assembly, whole genome shotgun sequence contains the following coding sequences:
- the LOC123405678 gene encoding tetraspanin-3 has product MHGGGSKMLGVVNFITFLASIPVLGGGIWLASRANTTDCIRFLQWPIIIIGLAVMVVSLMGFAGACYRQTWLLRIYLFAMFFIVVALLFFIVFAFAVTDRGEGQVVMNRRFLEYQLSDYNGWLRGRVADPDYWATISACLRDGHACRSMRRPVRDPNTGMLVLEPAVVFYGRDLSPIQSGCCKPPTSCAFTYNNETYWSANPGVPTVVTDPDCLKWSNDQQTLCFQCDSCKAGVLAGIKKSWRKVAIINIVVLIILVIVYVAGCAAFRNAKRDDNDESYGMARMTKSRPSRFQF; this is encoded by the exons atgcACGGAGGGGGGTCGAAGATGCTGGGGGTGGTGAACTTCATAACGTTCCTGGCGTCGATCCCGGTGCTGGGGGGCGGAATCTGGCTGGCGTCGCGGGCGAACACCACGGACTGCATCCGGTTCCTGCAGTGGCCAATCATCATCATCGGGCTCGCCGTCATGGTCGTCTCCCTCATGGGCTTCGCCGGCGCGTGCTACCGCCAGACCTGGCTGCTccgcatctacctcttcgccatgttcttcatcgtcgtcgccctcctcttcttcatcgtctTCGCCTTCGCCGTCACCGACCGCGGGGAGGGCCAGGTGGTCATGAACCGCCGCTTCCTCGAGTACCAGCTCTCCGACTACAACGGCTGGCTCCGCGGCCGCGTCGCCGACCCCGACTACTGGGCCACCATCAGCGCATGCCTCCGCGACGGCCACGCCTGCCGCTCCATGCGCCGCCCCGTCCGCGACCCCAACACcggcatgctcgtcctcgagcccgCCGTCGTCTTCTACGGCCGCGACCTCTCCCCGATTCAG TCTGGATGCTGCAAGCCACCGACGTCATGTGCGTTCACCTACAACAACGAGACGTACTGGAGCGCGAACCCCGGCGTTCCCACCGTGGTGACCGACCCCGACTGCCTCAAATGGAGCAACGACCAGCAGACGTTGTGCTTCCAGTGCGACTcgtgcaaggctggcgtcctggccggcatcaagaagAGCTGGCGCAAGGTGGCCATCATCAACATCGTCGTGCTcatcatcctcgtcatcgtcTACGTCGCCGGCTGCGCCGCGTTCCGCAACGCCAAGAGGGACGACAACGATGAGTCGTACGGCATGGCCAGGATGACCAAGTCCCGGCCGAGCAGGTTCCAGTTCTAG